In a single window of the Populus alba chromosome 16, ASM523922v2, whole genome shotgun sequence genome:
- the LOC118051930 gene encoding serine/threonine-protein kinase Nek6, producing the protein MEADTGEVKSKMEDYEVIEQIGRGAFGSAFLVLHKTEKKKYVLKKIRLAKQTEKFKRTAHQEMNLIAKLNNPYIVEYKDSWVDKGNCVCIVTGYCEGGDMAGIIKKARGIFFPEEKLCKWLAQLLLAVDYLHSNRVLHRDLKCSNVFLTKDNDIRLGDFGLAKLLNTEDLASSVVGTPNYMCPELLADIPYGYKSDIWSLGCCMFEIAAHQPAFRASDMAGLINKINRSTISPLPIVYSSSLKQIIKSMLRKNPEHRPTAAELLRHPHLQPQLLRCRNASSVFLPLHSINNSKEKTRRKSLPAKLSAGKDSSDKEVGASKRKENEHPFEINMEAHRSNSHQIDKPRSMSSTDDSLGNKTVDPTSCSVEVSDGPKDSSTDSETSVCNGEKQADCSSPPQKDGTEIESTSESIPNSQHKEEPSAVHFQNLQEVDAKIVATKDQAAFCGGQIPEEVQTEGQGDTIDETGKPEIPSLSCANHDASSDDKSLPSAVNEPSAEAQCCSQKPERPDVYTESAHTDYLSSESNDVLPCKNKIRAKPENDNCSTETEKDDIHAMSNAQLLRTLAALTGEETKREWENPSQQRADALESLLELCARLLKQEKIDELAGVLKPFGEEMVSSRETAIWLTKSLMSKKKINGGT; encoded by the exons ATGGAGGCAGATACCGGTGAAGTGAAGTCAAAGATGGAAGATTATGAAGTTATAGAGCAGATTGGAAGGGGAGCTTTTGGTTCTGCTTTCCTTGTTCTTCataaaaccgagaaaaaaaa GTATGTGTTGAAGAAGATTCGGTTGGCCAAGCAGACGGAGAAGTTTAAGCGCACAGCTCATCAGGAG ATGAATTTGATTGCGAAACTAAACAACCCTTACATTGTGGAGTACAAGGATTCTTGGGTCGACAAG GGAAACTGTGTATGCATAGTAACAGGCTACTGTGAAGGAGGAGACAT GGCTGGGATTATAAAGAAAGCGAGAGGAATATTTTTTCCAGAGGAG AAACTTTGCAAATGGCTGGCTCAGTTGTTGCTAGCTGTGGACTACTTGCATTCTAACCGTGTCCTTCACAGAGATCTAAAG TGTTCCAATGTTTTCCTTACAAAGGATAATGATATTCGCCTAG GTGACTTTGGACTTGCAAAGCTGCTCAACACAGAGGACCTTGCTTCTTCG GTAGTTGGCACTCCTAATTACATGTGTCCTGAGCTCCTAGCAGATATACCTTATGGCTACAAATCTGACATATGGTCCCTTG GATGCTGTATGTTTGAAATTGCAGCACATCAACCAGCATTTAGAGCTTCT GATATGGCTGGACtcatcaacaaaataaacagaTCCACCATCTCTCCTCTTCCAATTGTGTATTCGTCCTCTCT GAAACAAATTATTAAGAGCATGCTGAGGAAGAACCCAGAACACAGACCAACA GCAGCAGAATTATTGAGGCATCCACATTTGCAACCACAACTCCTTCGGTGTCGCaatgcatcgtcagttttcctTCCATTACATTCCATAAACAACTCAAAggagaaaacaagaagaaaatcattGCCTGCTAAACTTAGTGCTGGAAAAGACAGCAGTGACAAGGAAGTTGGTGCGTCaaagaggaaagaaaatgaacatCCATTTGAGATAAACATGGAAGCACATCGAAGCAATTCACATCAGATTGACAAGCCAAGATCAATGTCTAGCACAGACGATAGCCTTGGAAATAAGACAGTTGATCCTACTAGCTGTTCAGTGGAAGTATCTGATGGTCCAAAAGACAGCTCCACTGATTCTGAAACAAGTGTTTGCAATGGAGAGAAGCAAGCAGATTGTAGCAGTCCACCCCAAAAGGATGGCACTGAAATCGAGTCTACCTCTGAGAGCATTCCAAATTCTCAGCATAAAGAAGAACCCAGTGctgtgcattttcaaaatttgcAAGAGGTTGATGCCAAAATAGTGGCCACAAAGGATCAAGCAGCATTTTGCGGTGGACAAATTCCTGAAGAAGTTCAAACAGAGGGGCAGGGTGATACAATAGATGAAACTGGGAAACCGGAAATTCCTAGCCTAAGTTGTGCTAATCATGATGCTTCCTCTGATGATAAAAGCCTCCCATCAGCTGTAAACGAACCTTCTGCAGAGGCACAATGTTGTTCACAGAAACCAGAAAGACCCGATGTATACACAGAAAGTGCTCATACAGACTACTTGTCATCTGAAAGTAATGATGTGCttccatgtaaaaataaaatacgagCAAAACCAGAAAACGACAATTGCTCCACGGAGACGGAGAAAGATGATATTCATGCGATGAGTAATGCACAATTGCTGAGGACACTTGCTGCACTAACTGGAGAGGAAACCAAGAGAGAGTGGGAGAATCCAAGTCAACAAAGAGCTGATGCTTTAGAGTCTTTGCTAGAGCTATGTGCACGGCTacttaaacaagaaaaaattgacgAGCTTGCTGGTGTGCTAAAGCCATTCGGAGAAGAAATGGTCTCATCCAGAGAAACAGCAATCTGGTTGACAAAAAGCCtaatgtctaaaaaaaaaattaatggagggACCTGA